The Coregonus clupeaformis isolate EN_2021a chromosome 13, ASM2061545v1, whole genome shotgun sequence genome includes a region encoding these proteins:
- the LOC121580065 gene encoding olfactory receptor 1361-like, with the protein MSFLTSDVNQTENINTIIRPPYFFISGFIAIPHMKYYYVFLCFVYIISLVGNTFVMTGIYVDRSLHSPKYIAVFNLAFTDVCESTALVPKLLDMFLFSRQLISYDQCLTSLFFIFLFLTMQSFNLTILSYDRLVAICFPLRYHMMVTHRSMLRLTGAAWTFAVLMVLISVGLITRLSFCRSLVINSYFCDHGPLFRLAAPCSDVVPNIVMSEINPCVALYLPMVFIISSYICITHALFTITLPQDRLRAIKTCSSHLILVAIFYLPVILTYTFYPFIPTNVRIINLSLTSVLPPMLNPIIYVLKTEEFKVSAKKLLRRGAQRTVAQVKPT; encoded by the exons ATGAGTTTCCTGACCTCTGACGTTAACCAGACAGagaacatcaacaccatcatccgaCCCCCTTACTTCTTCATCAGTGGTTTCATAGCCATCCCCCACATGAAGTACTACTACGTCTTCCTCTGTTTTGTATACATCATCTCTCTG GTGGGAAACACCTTCGTCATGACTGGCATCTACGTGGACCGTAGTCTCCACAG CCCCAAGTACATTGCTGTGTTCAACCTGGCCTTCACAGACGTGTGTGAGAGCACGGCCCTGGTCCCCAAGCTGCTGGATATGTTCCTGTTCAGCAGACAGCTCATCTCCTACGACCAGTGCCTCACTAGcctcttcttcatcttcctcttcctcaccatGCAGTCCTTCAACCTCACCATCCTCTCCTATGACAGGCTGGTGGCCATCTGCTTCCCACTCAG GTACCACATGATGGTGACTCACAGGTCCATGCTCCGGCTGACTGGGGCTGCCTGGACGTTTGCTGTGTTGATGGTGTTGATCTCTGTGGGCCTCATCACCCGCCTCTCTTTCTGTAG gtCTCTGGTGATCAACAGCTACTTCTGTGACCACGGTCCCCTGTTCCGTCTGGCGGCCCCCTGTTCTGATGTGGTCCCTAACATAGTGATGAGTGAAATCAATCCCTGTGTAGCCCTCTATCTCCCCATGGTCTTCATCATatcatcctacatctgtatcacaCACGCCCTGTTCACCATCACATTGCCCCAGGACAG acTCAGAGCCATTAAGACATGCAGCTCACACCTAATACTGGTTGCCATATTCTACTTGCCTGTTATTTTAACATACACCTTCTACCCCTTCATACCAACCAACGTCCGGAtcatcaacctctccctgacctcgGTACTGCCACCCATGCTCAACCCCATCATATACGTTCTGAAGACAGAGGAGTTTAAGGTATCGGCCAAGAAGCTGCTCAGAAGAGGGGCCCAGAGAACTGTGGCGCAGGTCAAACCAACATGA